The Esox lucius isolate fEsoLuc1 chromosome 20, fEsoLuc1.pri, whole genome shotgun sequence region ACAAGGTGCAGTGTAGCACAAAGACAATAGGGGCAATTTTAATGGTCTGGTCCACTGGCAGGTCAATGAGACCCACACTCAGCTCGAACAAGGAGAACAGAGTGATGGGGTAGGAGCGGTACTGAGGGAGGGAGCCTTGCAGCTGAGTCATGTACACCATCCACAGAGCTGGGAGAGAAAACAACCAGGGGTTCAATTCAGTTGTCAGCAGTTTGATCATTTAAACATGAATATTTGCTGGTGCCGTCTTTGTTCAACAGAGTATACTCACAGGTGGAAAACCCTATGAGCATGATGAAGCTCAGCCACATGAACTTGGTCAGGTCTCCAAATATAATCTAGGAGGAAATgagacaaaacaccacagcaaaaAGTAAAATCTGGgaatcaaaacaacaaaatctcTCTCAATGGTGACTTAATGCAAATGTTTGCCCTTACATACCTTCTGTATCACAATGACATAAGGCCCCAGCATTGGAAACCCTCGGGCAAAGAACAGTACATTACTCCAGGCAAGCACCAGACAAATTGCCAttacatctgtctctctcttcactccacagagcctgaacacacacagaagtacCACCAGGCAGGCAAAGGTAATACTGGGGAGCAAACACAGGTCATACTCTGGTTATAAAGGCTCCTTAGACATGACATAACACATTATTAGGCAGGCGCCTAGGCAGTTTACAAAGGCTACATAGGCAGCAGGTACCAATACTGACTTACAGAATGACATGGAAAGGCCCCCCTAGAGCCGTCTGTCCAAAGTATTTCTTTGCCCCCACTCTTAGCATATCTGGGATCTGCAGGATTTTGAATAGTATAGATTATCATAGAAAACATAGAAATCAAATGTACAGTTTAAATATGTGACATAAAATGACTGTGTTTTACCTCAAGTAGCAGATTAACCAGGGCTCAAATGATTGCATTTTACCACAAGTAGCAGAATAACCAGGGCTCAAATGACTGTTTTACCTCAAGTAGCAGAATAACCAGGGCTCAAATGACTGTGTTTCACCTCAAGTAGCAGAATAACCAGGGCTCAAATTATTGTGTTTTACCTCAAGTAGCAGAATAACCAGGGCTCCCACAACGCTGATAATCTCTCCTGCCAGACGCAGGGTGTCACCATAGGTTACATAACTCTCCTAAAAAGAGATGTGGATTATAAAGGGTTAATATGAATCCCTCAGATGGAGGTCTGTATAAACACTCTCATACATATGTAGAGGCCTTGATGTCTCACCGATAGAGTTTTCTGCACGCGGGTGGTTTTGTCCATTGCATCATCAGTGTAATTCTCCGGAGCGTCCTTTAGAGGGCGATTCATACAACACAGAGTGAAGATCCCGATGTACAGAAGGTACAGGAGCAGCAAAAACCTgttcacaacacaaacacaacatgtacATATACAGAATATAGGAACATCACTAAGTtataaatacagttgtgctcaaaagtttgcatacccttggagaattggtaatatatttaacatttgtaaagaaaacatgaatgagcaggcaaaacatgtcttttatttcttatgggattcacatccaactgtaggtcataacagaatggcacaatcataaaacaaaacatagcaacaaatgaataaatgaactgacccctgttcaaaagtctgcatacccttagttcttaatactgtgcgttgccccctttagcatcgatgacagcgtgcagtcttttgtaatagttggcTATGAGgtcctgaattcttgcaggtggtatagctgtccattcgtcttggcaaaatgcctccaggtcatacaaagtctttggttgtcctGCAATAATCGCACGtgtgagatctccccagagtggctctatgattttaaggtcaggagactgtgatggtcactccagaaccttcacctgtttctgctgtaaccactggagggtcaacttggccttgtacttagggtcattgttgtgctggaaagttcaagagagtcccatgtgcagcttttgtgcagaagacgtgaaaattgatggcatgatgaatgcagcatgttatcagaaaatactggcagacaatttgcaaagATTCCCTgtacctttagagctcacacacccccaaaacatccgtgagcccccaccatgcttcacagtggggatggtgttctcttCACTATAGGccatgttgacccctctccaaacatagtgtttatggttgtgaccataaagctctattttggtctcatcactccaaattacagtgtgccagaagttgtgaggtgtgtcaaggtgttgtcgggcatattgtaactttttttgtggcattggcacagtaaaggcttttttctggcaacacgaccatgcagctcatatttgttcaagtattgtcgtattgtgctcctttaaacaaccacaccgtctttttctaGAGCAGCTTGTAtctctcctgaggttacctgtgggtttttctttgtatcccaaataattattctggttttgggtgaaatctttcttggtctacctgaccctggcttggtatcaagagatccctgaactTTCCACtacttaataagtgattgaacagtatggactggcatttgcaaggctttggagatctttttatatctttttccatctttataaagttccattaccttgttacgcaggtttttgacagttcttttctgctcatcATGGTtcagtatctaacctgctctgtgcatccatgtgagagccaACAatctcattgactatttatacacagacactaattgcaatttataaagctacagatgtgggaaattcacctttaattgccattttcacctgcgtgtgtcaccttgtgtgtctgtaacaaggccaaacattcaagaatatgtaaacttttgatcagggccatttgggtgatttttgttatcattatcaTTTAATAAGGAGCCAAAtcactatgtgataataaatggcttcatatgatcactatccgtaaataaaaactttttttgcatgatcagtcatcttttcaaaatcaatgccaaaatttcacaatatctaccagggtatgcaaacttttgagcacaactgaatatatttatttctttgtgtgtctgagtaCAATATATGTGGTTACCTAAAGTAATGTTTCCCATAGAGGTTCCACTTTATACTGACCAACTGCTTAACTGGAGTCACCTCCAGTATTCCCCTTGCCTAAGGGAGaagaacatcatcatcatcaaaacaATAATGAATCAAATTCAGTGCTTCAACAGCTACCCAACCCCACAGTACAAGTAAcaagatcatcatcatcagtttCTCTGTAGTGTAAATTTAATTGCATTGTATCATGTCTGTGTATTATACTGTccttcaatatattttattgtaccTCTCTCCTCTGGCTGCCAACAATGAGCTCCAGTACAGAGAGCTTGTCAGCCCAGGAGTCAATCTCTTCAAGATCATAAAGGTTTGAGGTCAGGGGTCCCATGTTCCATTGAACAAGTCGTCTTCGGTTGACCAGGTGCTGGAATACCTGGGAGAGATAAAAACACATCAATCTAAAAGTCTAGCTCAGTTAATTTGTAGATAATTACACTCTACTGTAGTGTTATTTAAACATGGAAGGGATTCCTCTGTCCATCCTCACCACAAGGTTGCCCTTCTTGGCGGCCATTTTGATGGGTGTTAAGCCGTTGAAGTTAGGCACCATGTCCAGTGGCACAGCATGGTCTAATTTAAGGTCATATGAAAACAACATATCCATCGTCTTGACTGCTAAAGACTTATTGGGCTGGAGGATCAAGATGTGTAGTACTGTATTAcctagagggagagaagagtgaTTTAACTGCAGAAGAGAAGGCAGAAGAAGGTGGGGATGAGAAGCTGAAACAGGAGTGTTCCATACCAATGGAGTCTTGGGCCCTGGTGCTAGCTCCGGCATTGATCACCAAGGAGATGATGTCTTTATTGCCCACACAGGCCGCAAATGACAGAATGTGCTCACCTGAAGTAAAGCAAATGGTATCAAACAACCTTATTTCCCAAATGCACTTCTCTCCTCCGTAGAGAACACTCACACTCCACTTACCATAGTAGAGCTGCCCTCCTGGCCTCTTCCTGAAGTACAGGCCTGTAACTCTGGGTGTGGTCACATCTGCCCCACGAGCAATCAAATGACGGACCAGGTTAATGTTCTGATTCACCACGGCCAAGTGAAGAGGAGTCATTCCTGAAAGAGATTGAGAGACCACACGGTTAAGTGATTAAAAAAGTGTCATGATAAGTGTTGGTTCttcgcagtgtgtgtgtgtgtgtgcgtgtgtgtatgcatttacCATGGAAAAGATCGGATGTCATTGGGTCATTGATGAGTTCAGGTGCTCCTTCCATCAGAGCAACAGCAGCCTCCATGTTATCATACAGAACTGCTACATGCAGGGCAGTCTCACCCAGCGCACCTCTCTCAAAGACGTTTGTAGACGCACAGTCTAGAAGTTTCTTAATGCAACTAACATTGTTCTTTTTGGCCGCAAAGAAGAGAGGGATGTCATTTATCCTACAAGAGAGAGTGTTGGCAAGTTAATTTTATGTTTATAATAACAACCAGTATTTGTCCAAAACTGTTATGACCGTTTGGATATTCTCACAGTTTACTCTGCAGCAGAAATGTTTCATCCAGATTCAAGTCCAATCCTTTCCTGTTCTGGAGGTGGAATCTTAGCTGGCACCACCAATGGTTGAGCATCCCAACAGTAGATCTGGCTAGATGTTGGACCATTCTCTAATAGGGTAGGTTAATTTTAAATGGCTGGAGTGAATGTGTTACAAATGAGGGGTTAGAGTGGAAAAAGACagggaaaacaaaaatatactaCCATGAGTCTTAacatatatatctatattttcCTGAATACGAATATAGCTATGTTTATATGTTCTCCTGTTACACAGACATTTTTGTATCCTATTGTCATTAAGCACATTTTTATAGCCACTGGTGTAGCAATTCTGAAAGGTCTAATTCTGAGACGTTTATAGGTAttgaagaaatatataaaatgtattctacAAGTTCGTTGAGCTTGTTGCTACGATCGGATTCTCATGTGGCCTTTCCACACTGCATTGGTCTGGGCTATAAGCCCCAGGCTATGGTGCAGTGTGAACACAACTAGAAgctctcccacacacaccacacatacaagTAACGGCACCTGCATTCATTTTCACCCACGCATCTCTCAATACTAAACTCCACAAATtccacaattacattttcatttaatgagAATAGTTTGATAGCTAGCCTTTAAGCTATATTTTCCACTGACGTTACTGAGGTGATATTATAATGTTGGCATTGGGTTTAGTACACCTTTTTATACAACATAGTTTGTCTGCCTTGCAATAAGTGTTACAAATAAAGGGTAAGCAACTCAATTGAACTGCGACATAAATAGTTATAGTAAGAAACAACTGGTGCGGATATTTTCGTGTTTCGCGAGCTGAGATTAATGCAGGTGGGATTGTGTACAGCGAAGAGAAGTGCTTAGTTCTAACTGTATGCACTTCGTTAAAATTCTGCAGTGTTGTACAACATATCTCCTGTGCTTTTGGTTGATTATCCagtttctttaaatattttgctTAGTTTCTTTAATAAATAGTTGCCATATTTTGCTGagtcatttgaaaatgtgtctaacCAGCATAATTTAAACATTGATGTATGAGATATTGGACTGAACTCTAAAAAACTCTAAAAACTGAGTTGAGACATTATCAAGAGTAAGAAATATGagtgaaatatgaaatatgagccttttattaaatgtttatactGATTTTCGTAATGCATTTTAGCCATCCATTGTTGGGGCCATGCTAATCTGACAAGTTATGTTATCTTTAACAAAACTatatatgaaaaaaagaaaaggtacAGGGGACCATTTTGAAGCactgtaaattaaaaaaataaggcTACACAATGAAGGTAAAATGTGTTAACATAAGAAAATTCATGTCAACTACATGATGATTCTGTAATGGGCACATACGTTGTTACTGTCAGCAtagttttttaaaacagttttgaaattgtttaaatttgatttgttgtcaCTAATTGTTAATTGCCCAGACTGAAAGCACTCTAAACCTACTATTTCCCAATCCTGCAgtaattattaaaattgtttCTACATTCTATTCCATAAAAGTTAAAAGGCAAATTCTTACCTTTACAGAAGACAACTGTTAATCCTCTACTCCTAATGACAGTTAAGAAATATACTACATGATATGTCAATAAACAGGCAACATCTGACCGATTTGAGGAAAATATATGGAATTCAAAGGAGGGAATCTTATATATGCAGACAAAACAGacatgagagagggaggagattaAGGATATTTATTAGGTCAAGAAGAGGATGgatgaatagagagagagagaggaggggtgcCCCCATGACAAATGTTCAGCACCTGCACCCACATGTACAGAATCGCTACATCATGACAGTCAACACTTTTTGGTCTTTATTCCCAGTGACCCGTTCATATAACTAGTTTGAAAGGTGCCAACCTTTTAGTTGTCTTAGCGCTGGTCAAGGACGTCACAGCCAAATAAAACAGGTTGCCCCAATCTTAAAAGCAGCCTAAATTGTACATGTACATATTTCATGGAGAGTCATATTCCTCCCCAACTCAGTTCACAAACTTGGTGGTTACCACAGAACTATAAGGCTGTTACAAGCAGTTTGGTGGTGTGTGCAAAACACCTCTATGTAAAAAGTTAATGAATGTGAATGAATGTTGATGTACATTAAAAAACCAGGCATGGACAGTCCATTAATAGATTATTTGGGGTTGAAGCTAGCATGTAGATAGCTATAGCTACAACACATTTTCTGctatgtacagtaaaataaaatctacttaTTATAAatcaataacaaaacaaaataatgtattgcatAAGCATTCAccctttagtcaatattagGTTGAGGCTCCTCTGGCAGCAATTACCATGAGTCTAttttgatgtctttacacatTTGGACATAGCATTTTTTGCAAAATTACTCAAGCTTCGTCAAGGTGAACAGCAATTTCATACTATTTTCATATATTCTCAATTGAATTGAGGTCCAGGCTTTGACAGGGCCACACTAGGACACatatctttttgtttttatgccactccagtgtggctttggctgtatgtaTGGGGTCATTTTATTCCCTTTCTTCAAGCTTCTCCGCTCAGCTGTGGAAAACACAGTAGCTCttttagagttgccataggcctcttggtggcctccctaATTAGTGCCACATTTTCTATTATGAACTTTACTGTGCTCTGAGGGATATTCAATGACTTGGTGCTTTTGGTTCTTTTGAACAACATCATTCCATATTTGCTATGAATGTTACTTCATCTTCATgatttttgttaggaattgttcTAACCAAATGTGGGACCTCCCGAGACCGGGGTAATAAACCAgggtaataaataaaataccttACTTTCACAAGTAGACTCAATTCAactaatcaatcagtcaaatcaatcacatttattttataatgccctttttacataagcagttgtcacaaagtgcttttacaaaacacccagcctgaaatcccaaaaagcaagcaaccaaaatgttgattcagagtggctaggaaaaactccctaaaaagggccaaaacttaggaagaaacctagagaggaaccaatGTTTGAGGGATGGCCAGTCCTCTCCTGGCTGTGCTAGGTGAACATTTtcagagtacaaattgtaataattaatacatgcaTGTGGGCTATGTCCAGAGTccataaaacataatccaagtcagaagcatgaccagatggacaaagacagggacaatcaggggggaggaatggtcagcagagtggctgCTTTAATCATCTGGTATTGTCATGATCTGCATGACAATCAGGAGGacattggacagggacagctatgagtctttcaagcctggtactcctgagGCGTGGTCCAATACCTCATGTCCTCTAAAGTTAAAATGAAGCAGGGTAAAATTTAGAGagcgcattccttagatttacaaaggatttacagtggagaagaagaactgaccctactccccaacACCCACCACAAACacatagcagcgtaaaaccttggggctgattACGTCTTCTAAAGACAATTGGTTGCTCCAatgctcattcaggtgtgtcataccAACAGGGGTGAATACTGTACTTACGcaatcagttattttctgttttaaatttgtaattcattcagaacatttatatatacatgtaATATGTTAATATACAATACTGTGAAAAGTCTTAGTTACCTGAAAGTCGAActagttaaatgtatttgggtagtaagtgtttagctttaaaaaaatatatataatgtacactTTCTATCCAAATTCTGTGGACAGCTTTCATATTAATTTCAGATGCTTTTgcaagacttttgcacagtgctgtaaatttttatacattttttaaatatatattttttggttaaATTGTTACGAAAGGACATGCaagtaaatatttaattgtgtGATCTGTCTTTAATATggatgtactttttttttttacttgaaacTAACCAAATTAGCAATGGATGTGCCGCATGAGCAACCAAAGGGTTTCTCCGGGTAAGGACAGATAAACaaccaaaagaaataaaataacagcATAGCACTGTGAGCCCCAAACACAGATCAAAATTAAAACAGTGTGATATTACCCTCAAGAATTATTTGGTATTGAAATTTTTAAGAATAGCTTTCTAGAAACTTCTAGAAATTCTATTAGaatcacacacaaaagcatTCATATGTAAAGTAACGTTTGCCTAATGGTATACAGgtatatactgaacaaaaatataaatgcaatgtAAATTGTTGGTCCCATTTCTCATGTGCTACAAAAAGACACTAGAAGTttcctaataatacttttttttgcgCACACATTTGTTTAGATCACTGGGAGAGTTTCTCCTTAAATTATATTAAGGACTTGTTAGATGTTGCataacattttttgtttcagaaATTAAGTGTGATTTTGTCTGAAATATTCAAATTCATCAAATCGACAGATTaaaatcaaacatatttataaaaGGATCAACTATTCTTTTTTATGTATAAGGATCATCTAACATACTTTCAGAAGTCTTACCTGTATTCATTTTCATAACCTGTATTAATTTCCAGAATTCCACATAAAAAAGATGATAAGTGAATTGTGAAGTATTCTGTTGTATATTTgccaatcatcatcatcatcatcatcct contains the following coding sequences:
- the LOC105019045 gene encoding transient receptor potential cation channel subfamily V member 5-like translates to MVQHLARSTVGMLNHWWCQLRFHLQNRKGLDLNLDETFLLQSKLINDIPLFFAAKKNNVSCIKKLLDCASTNVFERGALGETALHVAVLYDNMEAAVALMEGAPELINDPMTSDLFHGMTPLHLAVVNQNINLVRHLIARGADVTTPRVTGLYFRKRPGGQLYYGEHILSFAACVGNKDIISLVINAGASTRAQDSIGNTVLHILILQPNKSLAVKTMDMLFSYDLKLDHAVPLDMVPNFNGLTPIKMAAKKGNLVVFQHLVNRRRLVQWNMGPLTSNLYDLEEIDSWADKLSVLELIVGSQRREARGILEVTPVKQLVSIKWNLYGKHYFRFLLLLYLLYIGIFTLCCMNRPLKDAPENYTDDAMDKTTRVQKTLSESYVTYGDTLRLAGEIISVVGALVILLLEIPDMLRVGAKKYFGQTALGGPFHVILITFACLVVLLCVFRLCGVKRETDVMAICLVLAWSNVLFFARGFPMLGPYVIVIQKIIFGDLTKFMWLSFIMLIGFSTSLWMVYMTQLQGSLPQYRSYPITLFSLFELSVGLIDLPVDQTIKIAPIVFVLHCTLSLTLCTLLINLLIAMMSDTHWRVSQEKEELWRTQVVATTLMLERRLPRCLWPRLGVCGLLYGLGERWYLRVEDRNDPLLQKVRRYIQAKDNQSKELEDTENNGMSKGP